From Aedes albopictus strain Foshan chromosome 1, AalbF5, whole genome shotgun sequence, one genomic window encodes:
- the LOC134288971 gene encoding uncharacterized protein LOC134288971 — MYQQDYERKMFSLLEDNTYKVETRDSTTGIQKSTNALVERLYNLQLIDTRIKYRLPTVYHSLVPNVTAPTYPLSKFLTNVLQRSTHSEYNIKDNFEIAEYIRNITLRREDKFYIQLFGTAMGSPLSPVLADIVMNTLLDNTRRQIPFEMPVLKKFVDDLILVLPVDQVDLFNIYKPHIQFTKEEKIDGKLPFLDMIVTRNPDQILSTQCMKSNVTENLIYRVNRLSNNQKLQQQNQTVFKILRMNDYPAKLIKRLTSKMTVSHSHHNEVVTVENPPETSQSVNLNTNNNNDRGTSTENILYRSLPYVPVFSSHTTVKIIGNNKDPVEPPLQSNVVCISNTMQRLSNGICTSV; from the exons ATGTATCAACAAGACTACGAACGCAAAATGTTTTCCTTGCTGGAGGACAATACGTACAAGGTGGAAACCAGGGATTCAACAACAGGAATACAGAAAAGCACGAACGCTCTGGTCGAGCGACTCTACAATCTCCAGCTGATCGACACACGAATAAAATACCGTCTACCTACAGTCTACCACAGCC TGGTGCCAAATGTTACTGCACCCACCTACCCGCTGTCGAAGTTTTTGACTAATGTCCTCCAAAGATCCACCCACAGTGAGTACAACATCAAAGACAATTTCGAGATCGCGGAATACATACGCAACATAACGCTACGAAGAGA AGACAAGTTCTACATCCAGCTGTTCGGCACAGCGATGGGCAGCCCTCTGTCACCCGTCCTAGCGGATATAGTGATGAATACCCTACTCGACAACACGAGAAGGCAGATTCCATTTGAAATGCCTGTCCTCAAAAAGTTTGTTGACGATCTGATTCTAGTGCTACCTGTAGACCAGGTCGACCTGTTCAACATCTACAAGCCACATATCCAGTTTACCAAAGAAGAAAAAATTGATGGGAAGCTCCCATTCTTGGATATGATCGTTACTCGAAACCCTGATCAAATACTGTCCACTCAATG CATGAAAAGCAACGTCACGGAAAACCTAATATATAGAGTCAATCGCCTATCCAACAACCAAAAACTTCAACAACAGAATCAGACAGTCTTCAAAATACTTCGAATGAACGATTATCCGGCAAAGCTCATCAAGAGGCTGACCAGTAAGATGACAGTCTCTCACTCGCATCACAACGAAGTTGTCACGGTCGAAAATCCACCAGAAACCAGCCAATCCGTGAACCTGAACACGAACAACAACAATGATCGCGGGACGTCCACCGAAAACATCCTGTATCGCTCGCTGCCTTATGTTCCTGTCTTCTCATCCCACACCACGGTGAAGATTATCGGCAACAACAAAGATCCAGTGGAACCGCCGCTACAGTCAAACGTCGTATGTATATCGAATACCATGCAACGACTGTCCAACGGTATATGTACATCGGTATGA